In the Arachis hypogaea cultivar Tifrunner chromosome 20, arahy.Tifrunner.gnm2.J5K5, whole genome shotgun sequence genome, AGCTTGAAATATGAAATTGTTGAATATGCTTATTGAAATTGTTAAGCTGAATATCCTTGCTGACTTGTAAGTtgtaaatttgttgtttacttgtTTTGTTGATTTGTACTGGAAATATGAAACTGTTGAATTATATGcttgatttgaaatttgaatctatgaaatatgaatatgtttgtcttGCTGAATAGGGAATTTAACTATTTAAGCATTTAAGGTTGCTGTCTTGGTGAATAGGGAATAGGAACTAGGGAATTTACTAATTTAGGATTGTTATTGTTTTATAATTTTGCGGTTTTGCTACTCCATATTCTTTTAGAATGTCTGCTGCGAATACACCATCAGAAACACCATCTTCGCAAGAACAAGGATCAACTGCTGATGCATCAATCGGAACccaaaaaaacaataatagagcAAAAAACGATCCTGCATGGGGTCATTGTAAACAAGTTGTGGAGTCTGGAAAAACAATTCTGCTATGCATATATTGTGAGAAGCTTATTAGGGGTGGAGGAATTCATCGGTTTAAGCTTCATTTGGCTGGAAAAGGAGGAGATGTTGAGTCTTGTCGAAAGGTGCCAGCTGCAGTGAGACACCAATTCCATGAAAGTATTGAAGAGCTtcgaagcaagaaaagaaaaactcaagaacaataTGCCGAAAGTTATAATGCTTGTGATGATGTTGAAAGAGAATTTGACGAGATCGAACGTAATGAgatgcaacaacaacaaaaatccaGGGTTCCAACACCtaactctagaaaaggaaaacaagTCAAAGGTTTACAATCCTATTTTCCACCAGCAACAACACCCGGAGCTCAACCAAGTATCAAAAGCGTTCTTCAAAGCAAAGAAATTGTGGAGAAGTGTGATATTGCTATTGCGAAATGGATGGTGGATGCCTCTGTTCCATTTAATGCGGTTAATTCAGCTTACTATCAGCCAATGATTGATGCTATTGCAAGCATGGGTGCAGGGTATAAAGGGCCAAGTTATCCAAGAGTCCGTGGGTATTTGTTGAGTAAATTAGTTGAGGATGTGAGGAAAATGATTGATGGTTATCGTGAGATTTGGAAGCAAACTGGATGCACTATTATGGCCGATGGATGGACTGATCGTTGTAGGCGtactttgattaattttttagtttattgtCCTAAAGGAACTGTTTTTCTAAAGTCGGTTGATGCTTCTAATATCTCAAAAACTGCTGAAAATTTGTTTAAGTTGTTTAGGGATGTTGTATTGTTTGTTGGTCCTGAAAATGTTGTGCATATTGTAACGGACAATGCTGCAAACTATGTTGCTGCGGGAAGGTTGTTGGAGGCTGAGTTTCCTAAATTATATTGGTCCCCTTGTGCAGCTCATTGTGTTAATCTGATGTTTCAAGATATTGGGAAGTTGCAAGAAGTGAGTCAAACTGTGTCACAAGCTTCACTGATCACTAAGTATATCTATAATCATTGCTATCCACTGTTCTTGATGAGAAAGTTTACAGGTGGGCGGGAAATACTTCGTCCAGCTCCAACTCGGTTTGCTACTAATTTCATTGCTTTGCAAAGTATTTTAGCTCAAAAGGATCCTTTGAGAGCTATGGTGACTTCTAGAGAATTTACAAGCTCGGCTTACTCCAAAGAAGCCAAAGCTAAGAAATTCGTGGATCAAGTCTTGGATTCTAAATTTTGGAGTCAATGCACTGATATTGTTAAGCTTACTGAGCCACTTGTTCGTGTTTTACGTATTGTGGATAGTGAAGACAGACCTGCCATGGGTTTTCTTTATCAAGCTATTTATAAGGCTAGAGAAGAAATGGTGAAGAGGtttcagaaaagaaagaaggttGTTGATCCTTATTTGAAGATTTTGGATACCCGTTGGGATGCACAACTTAAGAAAAATCTTCATGCCGCTGGTTATTGGTTAAATCCAGCTTTTCGATTTAATGCTGGAGAATTTGAAAAGCACAAAGAAACGATTTCTGGCTTGTTGGATGTCATTGAGAAATATGCTTATGATGATCCTGTACTGAATTCTAAGCTGACAAGTGAGAAGAGGATCTTTAAGAATGCTGAGAAAGATTTTGGAAGACCCTCTGCAATACGTGAACGAACCACTGTTATGCTAGGTGAAATTTCTTCATAAATTTGGTCTTTTACTATTGTGATGTATTAATTATGTGATATTATGATTGTGATAAATTATTTATCTGTTTTTTTATGTTAAGATCAATGGTGGGAATCTTATGGTTGTGGAGCCCCAAATTTGCAAAAGTTGGCTATTCGTGTTTTAAGCCAGACTTGTAGCTCTTCAGGTTGTGAGCGTAACTGGAGTATTTTTGAACACATTCACTCAAAGAAGAGGAATCGGTTAGAGCATCAAAAACTTAATGATCTTGTTTATGTTCATTACAACTTAAGGTTACAACAAAGGtactttttttattgttttaagttGAAAgcattattttaaaatcttaatcATCACATGAGTAACGAAATATATTGATAACATAGGAACCAAATGAGAAACCAAGTTTATGATCCAATTTGTCTTGATGCATTTGAGGATCATTCGGAATGGATACTGGAAGATTCACCACCATTTTTAACTCCTGAAGAAATTGATGCTTTACGAAATGATCTTGCAAATATGTCTCTTCAATCACCTTTAGATGATTTAGgtatgcttttatttatttatgaattttgatcaactatgatttttgtatgccttataacatgttttatattattttttatcttgatttgTGAAACATTATCTATAATGCTAGATCAATTGGATTTGGAAGATGATCGGGATGAAGATGGAGCTAATAATTCTGTGGAAAATGCAAATCAAAATGAAACCAATCAGGATGTAGCTCCACATTTGTCAGATGAAGAGCAACTTGCCGACTTTGAAATCACTCCTtggatttagtttatgaattgttatccatattgtgtttaattaagaTACTAATGTACTAGTACTAACTACTTTCATGTTTATCTTTGTATTAGTTATATTTAGACTTTGAAACTTGGTTGTTTTTAAAATGTTGGTGAAGAACTAAcgatatgtattttgaatttattaattttatgactatttttagtattttatattttttatttatgtgaaaccggttttatcggttcaactagcggtttatcggttgaaccaataaaccagtgaaccagtgacctGATCGGTTCGATTACCGGtccggttcttacaactatgatTCCTGCATTACCTCTCTTTGCCACAATGCTACTTCCTTTCTGTAATGTCATTATGCAAGTGTGTCATATATACTACTAAGTGAAAGAAAATCCACTTGAAAGAGTTAAGATATAATTCACTAACCTGCTCAAAAGTTTAGCTTCCAAAAATACACCTTCTCCAAGAGAAGCTACCTGCAGACTCCAACATaaagaaatattaattaattaaacaccACAAATATAAAATTCTGAATTGTCTCAACACACATACAAGAACAATCAAGTCTTTTACCATAGTACTATAGAAAGTGGCGACCAAGATGCTAATAATTTCAAACACAATAAAAAAGGGGGAAAGatcaaaagagaataaagagCAACAATGCAAGAAGATATAACTAGAGGCTCTTATCCTTGTAGTAAATAAGAGCTTTCAGTTTCAAGTTTCTCTTTTCCATGACTTCAAATATATTAAAgtagatttattttaaaatagagtatatatatatatatatatatatatatatatatatatatatatatatatcaaaaaattCAATATTCTTCTAGAAAACACAGCTTCTTCTACCTCTTCTCCAAAAACATAATCTGATTTAGGTTATTATCAGTATCCTCTGGCATATTCATGTTACATAACTATGGTTATTATGTAAAATTTTGAAATGTTTCTAAAAACTTACCAATATACTATAGAACATGTAAGTAGAGATCCTTCTAGTTTTTCCTTCCAAAAATAAACTAGGAAACAATAATTTACACAGATTTAAAGAACTAATACATATGACACATACGAACGAATGGGAACTTGTTCGCaacttatattttaataatatatatgaaaaaataaattgttaataGAGACTTACCAGCAACGTTCAAAAATGTTAATTATAATAAGTATATATAATTTAATGAATTTATgaccttattatattatttttaaattctaaataataaatatacaattcataataattaccacacttaaatcacaatattaacCATACTAAATctcaaatacaataatataattCATATTCCATAAATCTACATCAAATTATCAAACCACACTTAAATCAAAATACACCACATATTTCATAATAATAACTATGTTACTAtgaattttcttaattttatatttataagatgctataaaataagtaaaatatctttcaaaaaaaaaaaatagtcagcCTGCCCCACCCCCTCGAAAGCCCGCGAATTTGGCAAGACACGGATTTGGCAGGTATTTAAAAATTGGCAAGTCTAAAATTTTATTTCGGAAAAGTATATGAAACCAAAAGGTTACCagccaaaaactaactaaaatcacattaatttatattaataattaatttaaaattttttaaattcaaaatttaaaaatttaaaattaattaagtaaacctaattaaaacctataaaagccttcctcttctctctcccaTTAACCTACCACCTCCAACAATCCCACATAGAGACCTCTCTTTCTCTGCTGGCCGGCGACTTCCATGCTCTCCGCGACGCCCTCAACAAGCGCATTCAAGGCAACTGCTTCAACATAAAGTTTACCTTCGACTTCGTCACTGACGAAACCTTCTCCTCTTCCCTCCTCAACCACCTCCTTCAAATCCTATCCACCCTCAATCGCGGCATCACTCACAAAAACACGTTTGATTCCCTCATCACCCTCAACTTTCGGTGTTGCTGAGTGTTTCTGTTTTCTGCCATGGATCCAAACCGCGCTAGGAACACCGATTACATAAACGCCTACGGATTCGGCGATGATGGTGGTACTTTGCTTTCAGATTTCAACGATTGGGATCTACACGGACAATACAATCACCCTTTCGATTTAACTCCAAGTAATGCTTTTGATCGGTTTGACGCCGACACATTTGGCTTGCATGCACATTCGGTTTTGAATTCCGGAAGCTCGGAGCCGTTTGTTCCACCCTCTTCCGCGAGCCATGTGGAAAAATCCATGTCGGGTTCAGCCTTTGGGGCTGTGGTTTCTATGGCGGATCCTTTCGTGGAAGACATTCATAtttgtaatataaaaaaattcaaaaaatatataaaaaaacatccatttagtatgaataagaaacattctgatacttagcagaagaaacatctatatatattaactctataaaatttttaaaaaaatatgaaattcttaaagaaatagagacattcacatttgtaatacaaaaaaattcgaaaaatatataaaagaacatccatttaatatgaaaaagaaacattctgatacttagcacAAAAAACATTCATATATATTAATTCGTAAAAATTTTGGATTCACCCAAATATATTTGGCTGGTTTTTGGCTAATACCCTTTTGATTCTCTAGCATtttcagttcatttttttttgaTAGTTTGGCCCAATAAATTCGGCCTATTTTGCCAATTCTGCCTATCTAGGTGGTACATgttttttataaaactaaaataaaaaaatttaatattgcagattttgtaaataaaaaatgtcaaactttcctaaatttttaaaaatttaagttgcatatttaagttttataactttcgtaatttttgaaaaaagaaaaagaggagtgATGACTTATTTTCAAATTAGTTATAAgtgtataataattataaaaattaaattaaataaaaataaagtggttctttaaatatagaaaacatcattaattaacaaattaaaaaattaaaatatttaaatttaaagacTGAACAATGGATAAAAATTGAAAGACAAGTATTTTCGTATTTAGAcgaacaaaatattaattaaaggaGGCACATGTGCATGGCAATGGCAAGTGATGAATCATGATATCGCCTAACCACACCATGCATTATGAGTGAGACCTAAACTCACTTATTCTAAAAGAagcaatctttttcaaaacaacaaAGAAACCAACATAAATTCAATTTGTCCCACGTCAACATGAGTAAGCTAACAGCAGCAATTCTTTTCATTGATAAAAGAAGCAATCTTTTTCAAGACCTCACGAGAACTGTCTTCATACGGCTTATAAACATGCTCGCAATGTCCCAAACCCTGATTCTCAACGAGCTCAACACTTCCACTCCAACCACTCTTCTTCAGCGCCGTAACGTAGTTCCTTCCGGCAACCAGCAAAGGATCCTTCTCCGCCACACACACCAAAACCCTCTTACACCCAAGACTCTGTAAATCCTCCACCGTCGGCTTCAGCCTCGGATCCTCCGGCCCGT is a window encoding:
- the LOC112785685 gene encoding uncharacterized protein; amino-acid sequence: MSAANTPSETPSSQEQGSTADASIGTQKNNNRAKNDPAWGHCKQVVESGKTILLCIYCEKLIRGGGIHRFKLHLAGKGGDVESCRKVPAAVRHQFHESIEELRSKKRKTQEQYAESYNACDDVEREFDEIERNEMQQQQKSRVPTPNSRKGKQVKGLQSYFPPATTPGAQPSIKSVLQSKEIVEKCDIAIAKWMVDASVPFNAVNSAYYQPMIDAIASMGAGYKGPSYPRVRGYLLSKLVEDVRKMIDGYREIWKQTGCTIMADGWTDRCRRTLINFLVYCPKGTVFLKSVDASNISKTAENLFKLFRDVVLFVGPENVVHIVTDNAANYVAAGRLLEAEFPKLYWSPCAAHCVNLMFQDIGKLQEVSQTVSQASLITKYIYNHCYPLFLMRKFTGGREILRPAPTRFATNFIALQSILAQKDPLRAMVTSREFTSSAYSKEAKAKKFVDQVLDSKFWSQCTDIVKLTEPLVRVLRIVDSEDRPAMGFLYQAIYKAREEMVKRFQKRKKVVDPYLKILDTRWDAQLKKNLHAAGYWLNPAFRFNAGEFEKHKETISGLLDVIEKYAYDDPVLNSKLTSEKRIFKNAEKDFGRPSAIRERTTVMLDQWWESYGCGAPNLQKLAIRVLSQTCSSSGCERNWSIFEHIHSKKRNRLEHQKLNDLVYVHYNLRLQQRNQMRNQVYDPICLDAFEDHSEWILEDSPPFLTPEEIDALRNDLANMSLQSPLDDLDQLDLEDDRDEDGANNSVENANQNETNQDVAPHLSDEEQLADFEITPWI